The sequence below is a genomic window from Thermoflavifilum sp..
CGGGCAATGCGAGCGGAGATTTCTTCTACGGTAAAAGGTTTATAAATTTGTTTCACTACATTTTGCGCGTGCAGGCTATTGCTGCGCTGAAGCTGTTTGCAAAGGCTATAGGCTTCTTCGAGGATGTAAGTCTTTTGCGTGTCTTTCAACAACTCCACTGCCGCCCTGAAAGCCACAAAATCGCCCAGCTTACTCATGTCAATGCCATAGCAATCCGGATAACGAATCTGAGGGGCTGAAGACACGATAATGATTCTACGCGGACCCAATCTGTCGAGCATTTTAATGATGCTTTCCCGCAGGGTTGGTTCCACGCACAATGGAATCGTCAATGACCACCAGGGTATCCACTCCCTTCCGCACCGTGCCATAGGTGATATCATACACATGCTGCACCATTTCCGTGCGGCCCTGATCGGCTGCAATGAAGGTGCGAAGTTTCACATCCTTGATAGCAATCTTTTCAATCCGAACCCGACGTGAAATGAGCTCATTCAATTTTTCCGGATCAATCTGCGTTCCCCAGGAAAGGATACGTTGCACCTTGATGCGGTTCAGATAATCTTCCAGACCCTGAATCAGGCCATAGAAAGCTACTTCAGCGGTATTCGGAATAAACGAAAAAATGGTATTTTTCAAATCATAATCAATGGCCTTCAGCACGGCTTCCGAGAGGGTATATCCTAATTTTTTTCGCTCCTGATAGATTTTTTCATCATTACCCCTGGAAAAGTAAATCCTTTCGAAGCTGCATGCCTTCCGGGGCTGGGCAGGCAATATCTGTTTTTCCATCACCGTGCCGTCATGGCTTACCAGCAGCGCTTTCCCGGGCATGAGTTCCTTAACCATATCTTCTTCGAGGTTAAAGCAGGTACGGATTGCAGCTCTTTCAGAAGCGGCCACCACAACCTCCTCATCAGCATAATAGTAGGCCGGACGAATGCCATAAGGATCGCGGATTACAAAGCTATCGCCCGTTCCTATGAGCCCTGCAGCTGTATAACCTCCATCAAAAAGAGAAAAAGCCTGGCAGAGGATGGTGGGTAACGAAAGGGCAAAGGGTTTTGCTTTCTGGGAATGGACATGCTGACATAGATAATGATACACCACTTCCATCATGGCGGCCAGGTCGGATCGCCGATAAAGCTCATCGGGCTTGATGCCTACATGTTCAAACAATTCATCTGTATTAATCAGGTTGAAATTGCCAGCCATGGCAAGATTACGCTCAGGCTGGGCGTGTATCCGCACGAAGGGATGGCACAGTTCAATATGATTTTTTCCCTGGGTACCATAACGCAAGTGCCCTAAAAGCAATTCGCCCATAAATCGCACATGACCCTTAAGCAATTCGGGATCATCCTGAATATCGGGCTGATAACGGGATACGTCTTCAATCTCTCTAAAAATGGTTTGAAACAAATCCGGAATGGGCTGGGAGGCATTGCTGCGGATACGATGTAACATCGGATAACCCGGAGGGGTATGAAGCTTCACCGCCGCAATGCCGGCCCCATCCTGCCCACGGTTGTGCTGTTTTTCCATGAGCAGGTAAAGCTTGTTTAACCCATAAAAAGCCGAACCGTATTTTTGCTGATAATAGCGAAAAGGCTTCAGCAACCGGATATAAGCTAATCCACATTCATGTTTGATCGCTTCGCTCATGTGCTGGCGGGTTTATTCGCCTGGCTGATAATGGTTGGCTTGTTGACTGGCCAGGGCCCATTGCTCTACATTTTTACAATGTTGATAATCGGGATCTACCCAGATGTAAAACGTGGGCATTTTTTCCCGAAACCATTTATCCAGCGCCTCATATTGTTTTTCCTGCAGGGCTTCCTGTTGAATTTTGTTGTAATCGTCCCTGAGATTTTCCTGATGTGGCTGGGTCCTGGATTTCAGATAAATGATACGCACGGCTTTTTTTCCGTAAGGATCCGTGAATTCCGCAGGCAGAGAAATGTCACCAGGTTTCAGGGAGTCGAGGGTAAGCACAATGCCGGGATCCAGCTGATCGACCGTTAAATAGGTGGAACCATCGGGTCCGGTAATCATACCCGCATATAATTTCGCCGAAATATCATCGCTGTATTTCACGGCGGCTTCTCCAAAACTGATTTTACCGGCAATGATATCAGCTCGCACGGAATCCAGTTTTTTCAAGGCGGCTCGTACATCCGATGAGGTAATCGGTGGAATCATCAGCAAGTCGCGCACTTCAGCATTGTCGCCCTGGCGATGGACCATTTGAATAAGGTGGTATCCAAATTTCGATTTCACCGGATCGGAAACCTCTCCATCCTGTAGCCGAAAGGCGGCAGCAAGAAAATTGGGATCAATATTTTTATCCGTTCGGGAAATGGTAAAAATTCCATTGTTCTGCCGGCTGCTCGGATCCTGAGAATACAGATTCATGAGCGTTACAAAATCTTGCTGGCCGGATACAATTTGTTTTTTGAAGTTCTGGAGTTGTTGCAGGGTATATTGTTCCACTTCCGGACTGGCCTTGGGATAAATCACGATTTGCCCGACCTGAACCTCCGATGGGAAAAATTTAAGGCTGTCTTTAGGAATGCGGTTAAAATATTCCTGTACCTCGGTAGGGGTAATTTTTACTGCATCTACAATCTTTTTCCGCTCTTCTTCTGCCAGGATCCGCTCGCGAATGGGCTCTCTAAATTTTTCCCGGATCTGATAAATGCTCATGCCGGCCACTTCTTCAAGTTTCTTCTGCGAACCATACATGTTAATGAAACCTCGAATCTGATTCTCGAGCTGGCCTTCCACATCCTCGTCGCTTACCGGCAAACTATCGCGTTGTGCCTGAATCACCAGCGCTTTCTGGGCAATCATCTGTTCCAGAATCGCGCAGCTGGCATCGGGCGGTAGTGCCCGCGAGGATTCGCGTTGCAGTTGATCGATCTGTGCCTGAATATCAGATTGAAGAATGATATTGTCGCCAATAACGGCTACAATTTTATCCGCAACCGGGAAATTGTGTAATTCATTGCTGCTCAGGTTCTGCTGGGCATACAGGGTAAAAGTCAGCAGTTGCAACAAAGCGAGTGGAAGAAGGCGAATGCTCATGAAACGTAGGCATTTAGGTATAAACCACCTGAATGCAAAGGTAGTTAAGCTTGATGGAAGGGATATCATCGGCCTCGAATTTAACAAAATTCCACACCATGCCCGGGCTTAATAGAAAATCAATAGATTCTATTAGTTTTGAAGCCGCTTTAACCGCCAAACCTGTAATCATTTCCATAAATGCCCATTTTAAAGCCATTTGAACAGCTCAATGCCAGGCAACGACACACTTTTTTTGCCGGTCTGGGAGGCTGGGCCCTGGATGCTTTCGATTTTTTTCTGTATGTGTTTTGCCTGAAGGCCATCAGTGTGGATTTTCATGCTGATGTACAACAGGTATCGGAAGGCATTTTTTTAACGCTTGCTTTCCGACCGCTGGGAGCCTTGTTTTTCGGATGGCTGGCCGAGCGTCATGGGCGTAAACAAGTGCTGATGATCAACATCATCAGCTATTCGGTGATTGAATTTTTGTGTGCTTTTTCGCCCAATCTCACGGTACTGCTGGTGTTGCGTGCACTGTTTGGCTTTGCCATGGGCGGCGAATGGGGCGTGGGTGCCGCACTCGTGCTGGAATCATTGCCGGTAAAAGGTCGAGGATTTTTTTCCGGGTTGCTTCAGGAAGGCTATGTGCTGGGTTATCTGCTTGCTTCTGTGGTGTTTGCTTTTTGCTTTAGCCTGATAGGCTGGAGGGGTATGTTTATGGTGGGCATCATACCCGCACTGCTGGTTATTTATATCCGTTCAAAGGTAACGGAGTCGCCCGCCTGGCTGGAAGGAACGCATCGCCAGCATATTCCTGGTCGGGAGTGGAAAACCCTGATACGCAAGTACTGGGGGAGGTTACTTTTTTTGATTGTATTGATGAGCTTTTTCAACGCTTTTTCTCATGGTACTCAGGACCTGTATCCCACGTTTCTGCAGGTGCAGGGCCAATTTGATCCCAGAAGTACGGGTACAATTGCCATCTGGATGAATATTGGAGCACTGATTGGGGGTATGTGCTTCGGAGCGCTGTCTGAAAGGATAGGCAGGCGGAAAGCGATTGTTTTAGCCGCATTGCTTGCTATTCCCATGATACCGCTATGGGTTCATGCCCGCACGGTTAGCGGGTTTGCGGCAGGAGCCTTTTTAATGCAATTCATGGTACAGGGGGCATGGGGCATTGTGCCGGCGCACCTGAATGAGCTTTCACCCCCTTCCGTGCGCGCCATTCTGCCCGGCTTCGCTTATCAAATCGGCAATCTGATGATGTCGAAAATGGCACCCATTCAAGCCGGTCTGGCAGAGCAACACGGAAATAATTATGCTTTAGTACTTAGCTGGACGGTGATCGGCGTGGCCATAGGCTTATCAATCGTTACCGCTCTGGGTAAGGAGGCGCGTGCTGTGAACCTGGGTGTACAGGCGACATCTTCTACAGAAACACATTAAAGCTTGCGTTTAATGCTCACTTCTTCAAATCCTTCAAGCATATCCCCCACCTTAATGTCGTTGTAGTTCTTGATGGTTAAACCACATTCCATGCCGGCAGGCACTTCTTTCACATCATCTTTAAATCGTTTTAGCGATCCCAGTTCACCCGTATAAATAACAATGCCCTCGCGGATGAGATGCACGCGGGTATTTCGGGTCAATTTTCCTTCAAGCACCACACAACCGGCCACGGTATTTTTTTCG
It includes:
- a CDS encoding amidophosphoribosyltransferase, whose protein sequence is MSEAIKHECGLAYIRLLKPFRYYQQKYGSAFYGLNKLYLLMEKQHNRGQDGAGIAAVKLHTPPGYPMLHRIRSNASQPIPDLFQTIFREIEDVSRYQPDIQDDPELLKGHVRFMGELLLGHLRYGTQGKNHIELCHPFVRIHAQPERNLAMAGNFNLINTDELFEHVGIKPDELYRRSDLAAMMEVVYHYLCQHVHSQKAKPFALSLPTILCQAFSLFDGGYTAAGLIGTGDSFVIRDPYGIRPAYYYADEEVVVAASERAAIRTCFNLEEDMVKELMPGKALLVSHDGTVMEKQILPAQPRKACSFERIYFSRGNDEKIYQERKKLGYTLSEAVLKAIDYDLKNTIFSFIPNTAEVAFYGLIQGLEDYLNRIKVQRILSWGTQIDPEKLNELISRRVRIEKIAIKDVKLRTFIAADQGRTEMVQHVYDITYGTVRKGVDTLVVIDDSIVRGTNPAGKHH
- a CDS encoding peptidylprolyl isomerase; this translates as MSIRLLPLALLQLLTFTLYAQQNLSSNELHNFPVADKIVAVIGDNIILQSDIQAQIDQLQRESSRALPPDASCAILEQMIAQKALVIQAQRDSLPVSDEDVEGQLENQIRGFINMYGSQKKLEEVAGMSIYQIREKFREPIRERILAEEERKKIVDAVKITPTEVQEYFNRIPKDSLKFFPSEVQVGQIVIYPKASPEVEQYTLQQLQNFKKQIVSGQQDFVTLMNLYSQDPSSRQNNGIFTISRTDKNIDPNFLAAAFRLQDGEVSDPVKSKFGYHLIQMVHRQGDNAEVRDLLMIPPITSSDVRAALKKLDSVRADIIAGKISFGEAAVKYSDDISAKLYAGMITGPDGSTYLTVDQLDPGIVLTLDSLKPGDISLPAEFTDPYGKKAVRIIYLKSRTQPHQENLRDDYNKIQQEALQEKQYEALDKWFREKMPTFYIWVDPDYQHCKNVEQWALASQQANHYQPGE
- a CDS encoding MFS transporter; amino-acid sequence: MPILKPFEQLNARQRHTFFAGLGGWALDAFDFFLYVFCLKAISVDFHADVQQVSEGIFLTLAFRPLGALFFGWLAERHGRKQVLMINIISYSVIEFLCAFSPNLTVLLVLRALFGFAMGGEWGVGAALVLESLPVKGRGFFSGLLQEGYVLGYLLASVVFAFCFSLIGWRGMFMVGIIPALLVIYIRSKVTESPAWLEGTHRQHIPGREWKTLIRKYWGRLLFLIVLMSFFNAFSHGTQDLYPTFLQVQGQFDPRSTGTIAIWMNIGALIGGMCFGALSERIGRRKAIVLAALLAIPMIPLWVHARTVSGFAAGAFLMQFMVQGAWGIVPAHLNELSPPSVRAILPGFAYQIGNLMMSKMAPIQAGLAEQHGNNYALVLSWTVIGVAIGLSIVTALGKEARAVNLGVQATSSTETH